In Chitinophaga sp. HK235, a single window of DNA contains:
- a CDS encoding T9SS type A sorting domain-containing protein, producing MKPVPNKPFLRERMLTSCRAALLSVAGILCLSQSHAQVVLSANGPGNTYELIESVLGSGTASEVPDCAHPSFGRHITEEFDNELNKNVFVFFIHNTPDNDRCGPNTDRQRNEIKTFGPSPANVKAAYGETVTYRWKFKIDAGFIPTTGFCHLHQIKAGDGDDADAPLITLTPRAGNPQKLQVIYTPGTGLSGGGEKASAPLANFKGTWVEVEEKITFTSTGSYQLVIKKISDGSTLLTYSNNNIDMWRTGTTFCRPKWGIYRKLVTGMRDEAVRFADFCIAEGSATCGAPMLLSTSETPPVAEKAASTEKVSFNIFPNPFPQITYIDLDVKEAGRTTIEVFDTQQKRVAMVLNSNLQPGQHRTSLDTKNLPAGTYVVTVTYNGKVYTKMITKQ from the coding sequence ATGAAACCTGTTCCCAACAAACCCTTTCTGCGAGAGCGTATGCTGACGTCCTGCAGGGCAGCCCTTTTGTCTGTAGCCGGCATATTATGCCTCTCCCAGAGTCATGCCCAGGTGGTGCTTTCAGCCAACGGCCCGGGCAACACCTATGAACTGATAGAAAGCGTTTTAGGCAGCGGTACGGCCAGCGAAGTGCCTGACTGCGCCCATCCTTCCTTTGGTCGTCATATTACGGAGGAATTCGACAATGAGTTGAATAAAAATGTGTTTGTCTTCTTTATTCACAACACACCGGACAACGATCGTTGCGGTCCGAATACCGACCGGCAACGGAATGAGATCAAGACCTTTGGGCCTTCTCCTGCCAATGTAAAGGCTGCCTATGGTGAAACCGTCACCTATCGCTGGAAATTTAAAATAGATGCCGGCTTTATACCCACTACCGGTTTCTGTCATCTGCACCAGATAAAAGCAGGGGATGGGGATGATGCCGATGCACCACTGATCACGCTGACTCCCCGTGCCGGTAACCCGCAGAAGTTGCAGGTTATTTATACACCAGGCACTGGTTTGTCTGGTGGTGGTGAAAAGGCCAGCGCTCCACTTGCCAATTTCAAAGGCACCTGGGTAGAAGTGGAAGAAAAAATCACGTTTACCTCTACCGGTTCGTATCAGCTGGTCATCAAAAAAATAAGTGATGGCAGCACCCTATTGACCTACAGCAACAACAACATTGATATGTGGCGCACCGGCACTACTTTCTGCCGGCCCAAATGGGGCATCTACCGCAAACTGGTGACGGGCATGCGTGATGAAGCAGTACGGTTTGCCGATTTCTGCATTGCAGAAGGCAGTGCCACCTGTGGTGCACCTATGTTGCTGTCCACGTCGGAAACGCCGCCGGTAGCGGAAAAGGCAGCTTCTACCGAAAAAGTATCGTTTAACATCTTCCCTAATCCTTTCCCTCAGATTACCTATATCGATCTGGATGTTAAAGAGGCGGGTCGTACTACCATAGAGGTTTTTGATACCCAACAGAAACGGGTGGCCATGGTGCTCAACAGTAACCTGCAACCAGGGCAGCACCGGACCAGTCTGGATACTAAAAACCTGCCGGCAGGCACTTATGTGGTAACGGTGACCTATAACGGCAAGGTATACACTAAAATGATTACCAAACAGTAA
- a CDS encoding Gfo/Idh/MocA family protein: protein MTSTKKTRREFLQQSLMAGAGLTITAMGMPASSYARIMGANDRVNVGLVGFSDRARQALLPSFFSHNKELNFDLIAVSDIWNRRREEGKAFLQEKTGHNVQACMNNDELYRIKNLDAVFIASADFQHAYHTIEAVKNKCDVYSEKPFAETMEDARNALKAVKESGKIMQVGTQRRSGGSYHTAANFIQEGKFGDITMVEMTWNVNQPGRWRRPELVKNIRESDTDWKRFLAGRPQDSWDPRKYLEYRLFWPYSSGIFGQWMTHQIDTVHWFSGLKHPRSAVANGGIYMWHDGRKNPDTLTAVFDYGPANEPEKGFQVMYSSRFHNSAGGTKEIYYSNGGTIDMSTNKISSTGGLTEREASEMGMHANLLPSLSLNTQEKVETGANTGGDALTSAHVRNWMTCVRERKQPNAPIEAAYSHSIALIMGNAAYRTGMKATFDEATQEVMVGGKVFTM from the coding sequence ATGACATCCACCAAAAAAACAAGGCGGGAATTTCTGCAACAATCGCTGATGGCCGGCGCAGGACTTACCATTACAGCCATGGGCATGCCAGCCAGCAGTTATGCCCGTATCATGGGCGCCAACGACCGGGTAAATGTAGGGCTGGTCGGATTTTCGGACCGGGCCCGTCAGGCATTGCTACCTTCTTTCTTCAGCCACAACAAGGAACTGAACTTCGATCTGATAGCCGTATCAGATATCTGGAACCGTCGCCGGGAGGAGGGCAAGGCTTTCCTGCAGGAGAAAACGGGGCATAACGTACAGGCCTGTATGAATAATGATGAGTTGTACCGTATTAAAAACCTGGATGCCGTATTTATTGCTTCGGCCGACTTCCAGCATGCTTATCATACAATTGAAGCGGTGAAGAACAAGTGTGATGTGTATAGTGAAAAACCTTTTGCGGAAACGATGGAAGATGCCCGCAATGCGCTCAAGGCGGTGAAGGAATCCGGAAAGATCATGCAGGTGGGCACACAAAGGCGTAGTGGCGGCAGTTATCATACGGCAGCTAACTTCATTCAGGAAGGGAAGTTTGGGGACATCACCATGGTAGAAATGACCTGGAACGTAAATCAGCCAGGGCGCTGGAGAAGGCCGGAGTTGGTGAAAAACATCCGGGAGTCTGATACCGACTGGAAACGTTTTCTGGCCGGTCGTCCGCAGGACAGCTGGGATCCGCGCAAATACCTGGAGTATCGCCTGTTCTGGCCCTATTCTTCCGGTATCTTTGGTCAATGGATGACGCACCAGATTGATACGGTGCATTGGTTCAGCGGTCTGAAACACCCGCGTAGCGCCGTGGCCAACGGAGGTATTTATATGTGGCATGATGGGCGTAAAAATCCGGATACGCTGACAGCGGTATTTGATTACGGTCCGGCCAATGAGCCTGAAAAAGGTTTCCAGGTGATGTATAGCAGCCGTTTCCACAACTCTGCCGGTGGTACCAAAGAGATCTATTATTCCAATGGTGGCACCATCGATATGTCTACCAACAAAATCAGCAGTACCGGCGGCCTCACAGAAAGAGAAGCCAGTGAAATGGGGATGCATGCCAACCTGTTGCCTTCACTGTCGCTGAATACACAGGAAAAGGTGGAAACAGGCGCCAATACAGGAGGTGACGCACTCACGAGCGCGCATGTACGAAATTGGATGACCTGTGTGCGGGAACGCAAACAGCCGAATGCTCCTATTGAAGCGGCGTATTCTCACTCCATCGCCCTGATCATGGGCAATGCGGCTTACCGCACTGGTATGAAAGCCACTTTTGACGAAGCCACCCAGGAAGTGATGGTAGGTGGTAAAGTATTTACGATGTAA
- a CDS encoding sugar phosphate isomerase/epimerase, giving the protein MKSMLICLFFAGASCFLQSNAQTRLPVIGIATSIENDSLARAAGFTFLEETVRKLLSPALSEAQFEVNLSKLKAAHCQVQSCNVFIPGYLKLMGPSVDEAWVLGYVDTVMRRAEKAGIRLIVLGSGEARKIPEGADPVAARDRFITLARKMATIAQQHNCLIAMENLNATETNFINTVAEGNRLVTAIAHPNFRLTADIYHMLRENEPAINIEQARGNLVHCHIAEREKRTAPGVAGEDFRPYLAALKKIGYEGRIMMECKWTDPAREYAAAVVYLQEQLKEVYHISRKK; this is encoded by the coding sequence ATGAAAAGTATGTTGATATGCCTGTTTTTCGCAGGCGCTTCCTGTTTTTTGCAATCGAATGCACAAACGAGATTGCCAGTCATCGGTATTGCTACTTCCATAGAAAATGACAGTCTGGCCAGGGCTGCCGGCTTTACCTTCCTGGAAGAGACAGTCCGCAAGCTGCTGTCGCCGGCGCTGAGTGAGGCTCAGTTTGAAGTCAACCTCTCAAAACTAAAAGCTGCACACTGTCAGGTGCAGAGCTGCAATGTTTTTATTCCCGGTTATCTTAAACTGATGGGCCCTTCGGTAGATGAGGCCTGGGTGTTGGGGTATGTAGACACCGTGATGCGCAGGGCAGAGAAAGCCGGAATCAGGTTGATAGTACTGGGGAGCGGAGAGGCGCGTAAGATACCGGAAGGGGCAGACCCGGTGGCGGCCAGGGACCGGTTTATTACGCTGGCCCGCAAAATGGCCACCATCGCGCAGCAGCATAACTGTCTCATTGCCATGGAAAATCTGAATGCTACCGAAACCAACTTCATCAACACCGTCGCCGAAGGCAACCGCCTGGTGACAGCGATAGCCCATCCCAATTTCCGGCTGACAGCAGATATATACCATATGCTCCGCGAAAATGAACCGGCTATCAATATAGAACAGGCCAGAGGCAACCTGGTGCATTGCCATATTGCGGAAAGAGAAAAACGCACCGCACCAGGTGTTGCGGGGGAAGACTTCCGGCCTTATCTGGCTGCGCTGAAAAAAATAGGTTATGAAGGGCGTATCATGATGGAGTGCAAGTGGACAGACCCCGCCAGGGAATACGCAGCAGCCGTGGTTTATCTGCAGGAGCAATTAAAAGAAGTATATCATATCTCCCGAAAAAAATAA
- a CDS encoding DUF1579 domain-containing protein: MKTIHVLAVAAWCLLAVTTTSAQKIDTAAIHRAWMTYMTPGPEHDRLAKMNGDWACEITMWKGPGAPPEKTTGTCRNTMVMGGRYQEGRVTSQMEGKPFEGLSTTAYDNSRRMFLNTWIDNMGTGIMMLEGKWDPTISGIVYTGKCHDPISHKMIDLRQVYKFQDDNNYTLEAYRVMNGKEVKDMEVKFKRQ; this comes from the coding sequence ATGAAAACAATTCATGTACTGGCAGTGGCCGCATGGTGCCTGCTGGCAGTTACTACCACCTCCGCACAAAAGATAGACACCGCGGCTATCCACAGGGCCTGGATGACCTACATGACTCCTGGCCCCGAACATGATCGACTGGCCAAAATGAATGGCGACTGGGCCTGCGAAATAACTATGTGGAAAGGACCTGGTGCGCCACCGGAAAAAACAACCGGCACCTGCCGCAATACCATGGTCATGGGAGGACGCTATCAGGAAGGCCGCGTCACTTCTCAAATGGAAGGCAAACCCTTTGAAGGCCTCAGCACTACTGCTTACGACAATTCCCGTAGAATGTTCCTCAACACCTGGATCGACAATATGGGAACCGGTATCATGATGCTGGAAGGCAAATGGGACCCGACCATCAGCGGTATCGTATACACAGGAAAATGTCACGATCCCATTAGTCATAAAATGATAGACCTGCGCCAGGTATATAAATTCCAGGACGATAACAACTATACCCTGGAAGCATATCGCGTGATGAATGGCAAGGAAGTGAAGGATATGGAAGTAAAATTTAAACGCCAATAG
- a CDS encoding LytTR family DNA-binding domain-containing protein, with product MIRTLIIDDEPAIRKDLEWLMKRYPDFVVLGSCGSIAEARVIIPSTEPELLLLDIELADGTGFDLLQEFPDRNFRIIFITAYNEHAIKAIKFGAFDYLLKPVDEEELVETLKRLVAESPVNTRTQIDITRGHLQQKKSGLVNRIVLRSSQYLQVVPFEEILYCQSDGSYTTFYLTGNRKVMVSRPIKEYDELLPESWFIRIHQSYIVNHHFIDRFLKDGILVLKDGTQIPVSARKREYVRQFLMGDH from the coding sequence ATGATCCGCACGCTGATTATCGATGATGAACCTGCCATCCGGAAAGACCTCGAATGGCTGATGAAGCGCTACCCCGATTTTGTGGTGCTGGGTAGTTGCGGCAGCATCGCGGAAGCCAGGGTGATCATCCCCAGTACAGAACCGGAATTGCTGTTGCTCGACATAGAACTGGCCGATGGCACCGGTTTTGACCTGTTACAGGAATTTCCCGACCGGAACTTCCGTATCATATTTATCACTGCGTATAACGAACACGCCATCAAAGCCATCAAATTCGGGGCTTTTGATTATCTGCTGAAACCTGTGGATGAAGAAGAACTGGTGGAAACGCTTAAACGACTTGTTGCGGAAAGCCCAGTGAATACCCGCACACAGATCGATATTACCAGGGGCCATCTTCAGCAGAAGAAGTCCGGGCTGGTGAACCGTATAGTCCTCCGTTCCTCCCAGTACCTGCAGGTGGTGCCTTTCGAAGAAATATTGTATTGCCAGAGCGATGGCAGTTATACCACTTTCTATCTTACCGGTAATAGAAAGGTAATGGTCTCCCGTCCTATCAAGGAATATGATGAGCTATTACCCGAAAGCTGGTTTATCCGTATCCATCAGTCCTATATCGTTAACCATCATTTTATAGACCGCTTCCTGAAAGACGGCATACTGGTTCTGAAAGACGGAACACAGATACCGGTTTCGGCGCGTAAACGAGAATACGTCAGGCAGTTCCTGATGGGTGATCATTAA
- a CDS encoding sensor histidine kinase: MHSSHRPFLLFLLLSGICSCRQQPPSSTPAVTPVFTAAQVVGAPSVYQEYYNKGDYQNVLRILDSTSNTALSEQDEKQMWKAAAVQGLKELESRQQQMLDLSRQYNYHQQIILVLIMFLLALGIFTTLLLIRQRRLVTAKMSLELEQRLLRSQMEPHFIFNTLSVLQSFIRRDEKDKSVRYLNKFSRMLRLTLENSRHSLVPLHRETEAIENYLSLQVVRFDNVFDYTIQDIPEEDSSDICIPPMLLQPFVENAIQHGMRNIAHHGHISITLELKEDILHCIIEDNGQGLQPVKKKEKHTLSGTIVRERLKMLSHQTGKTATLTITDKQTEGRTGVRVTLMIPVQRC, translated from the coding sequence ATGCATAGCAGCCATCGGCCTTTTTTGCTTTTCCTCCTGCTTTCCGGCATCTGTAGCTGCCGGCAGCAGCCCCCGTCCTCTACTCCAGCCGTCACACCCGTATTTACAGCTGCCCAGGTGGTAGGAGCCCCTTCTGTTTATCAGGAATATTACAACAAAGGTGATTATCAAAATGTGCTCCGTATCCTGGATTCAACCTCCAATACAGCCCTCAGCGAACAGGATGAAAAACAGATGTGGAAGGCCGCAGCCGTACAAGGCCTGAAAGAGCTGGAATCCCGGCAACAGCAGATGCTGGACCTCAGCCGGCAATACAACTATCACCAGCAGATTATTCTGGTCCTCATCATGTTCCTGCTGGCACTGGGTATTTTTACCACTCTCCTTCTCATCCGGCAGCGCAGGCTGGTGACCGCAAAAATGAGCCTGGAACTTGAACAACGCCTGCTGCGCAGTCAGATGGAACCCCATTTTATTTTTAATACCCTCTCCGTTTTACAGAGCTTCATCCGCCGTGATGAGAAAGACAAATCCGTCAGGTACCTCAACAAATTCTCGCGGATGCTGCGCCTCACCCTCGAAAACTCCCGCCATAGCCTGGTACCGCTGCACCGGGAAACCGAAGCCATTGAAAACTACCTCAGTCTGCAGGTGGTACGGTTCGATAACGTGTTCGACTATACGATACAGGATATCCCCGAAGAAGACAGCAGTGATATCTGTATTCCGCCAATGCTGTTGCAGCCCTTCGTGGAAAACGCCATCCAGCATGGCATGCGTAACATAGCGCATCATGGTCATATCAGCATTACCCTGGAACTGAAGGAAGACATCCTGCACTGTATAATCGAAGATAATGGCCAGGGATTACAGCCGGTGAAGAAAAAGGAAAAACATACGCTTTCCGGCACCATCGTGCGTGAGCGGCTGAAAATGCTGAGTCATCAGACCGGTAAAACCGCCACCCTGACGATCACCGACAAACAAACAGAAGGTCGTACAGGCGTAAGGGTTACCCTCATGATTCCTGTCCAGCGATGCTAA
- a CDS encoding VOC family protein — protein sequence MAALNPYLNFDGNCEEAFNFYKSVFGGDFTNLTRFSDVPKEYQASPSDGQLVMHVSLPISNGSVLMGSDRPPYMGAVTKGDSCYLSITTTSEEETQKLFNGLSAGGKVLMPLDKTFWGAYFGMFSDKYGVLWMVNYDYNQPG from the coding sequence ATGGCTGCATTAAATCCTTATCTCAACTTCGATGGTAATTGCGAAGAGGCCTTCAACTTTTACAAAAGCGTATTTGGCGGTGATTTTACCAATCTCACCCGTTTCAGTGATGTTCCCAAAGAATACCAGGCCAGTCCGTCAGACGGTCAGCTGGTGATGCACGTGTCATTACCGATCAGCAATGGTTCTGTGCTGATGGGCAGCGACCGTCCGCCATACATGGGGGCTGTTACCAAAGGTGACAGTTGTTATCTTTCCATCACCACCACCAGCGAGGAAGAAACTCAAAAACTTTTCAATGGCCTTTCTGCCGGAGGCAAAGTACTCATGCCACTGGACAAAACATTCTGGGGCGCCTATTTTGGTATGTTCTCAGATAAATACGGTGTGCTGTGGATGGTGAACTACGATTACAACCAACCCGGCTGA
- a CDS encoding PhzF family phenazine biosynthesis protein has protein sequence MMQLALYQIDAFTDRLFAGNPACVMPLEHWLPDEVLLKIARENAVAETAFFIPEGNDFALRWFTPEIEMDLCGHATLATAHAIHTILQHPGDELRFHSRSGLLKVKVEGARYVLEFPSRPPVPAELPESIRLALDRMPVAVLRSRDYVLVYASETDIREIQIDRQILDRINLDPGGVVITAPGSDCDFVSRFFTPQASIFEDPVTGSAHCSLIPYWSGQLGRKELLARQLSDRGGTLYCADQGTIVKIAGEAVTYFTGTCRVNW, from the coding sequence ATGATGCAACTTGCCCTTTACCAGATTGATGCCTTCACTGATCGTTTGTTTGCAGGTAATCCGGCCTGTGTTATGCCACTGGAACACTGGCTTCCCGATGAGGTCCTGCTGAAGATAGCCCGGGAAAATGCGGTGGCGGAAACCGCCTTTTTTATTCCGGAAGGAAATGATTTTGCCCTTCGCTGGTTTACACCTGAAATTGAAATGGACCTCTGTGGCCATGCCACGCTGGCTACGGCCCACGCTATCCATACCATCCTGCAGCATCCCGGTGATGAGCTGCGTTTTCATTCCCGTAGTGGTCTGCTGAAAGTAAAGGTAGAAGGTGCCCGTTATGTGCTGGAATTCCCTTCCCGTCCGCCGGTACCGGCTGAGCTGCCGGAGAGCATCCGGCTGGCACTGGACCGTATGCCCGTAGCCGTTCTCCGATCCAGGGATTATGTGCTCGTATATGCGTCTGAGACAGATATCCGGGAGATACAGATAGACCGGCAGATACTGGACCGTATCAACCTGGACCCTGGTGGTGTGGTGATCACTGCTCCGGGTAGTGACTGTGATTTTGTATCGCGTTTTTTTACGCCGCAGGCTTCTATATTTGAAGATCCCGTAACCGGCTCGGCCCATTGTTCACTGATTCCTTACTGGAGCGGACAGCTGGGCAGAAAAGAGCTGCTGGCCCGGCAATTATCTGACAGAGGAGGAACCTTGTATTGTGCAGATCAGGGAACAATTGTTAAGATCGCTGGTGAGGCAGTGACTTATTTCACAGGGACCTGCCGGGTGAATTGGTGA
- a CDS encoding hybrid sensor histidine kinase/response regulator: MKEITVLFKSLLHLGTSKRYEKEDNHRIVKINIITALLIVLSLGLGSAYWILSGYFSIFVATVIESIVFFGVLYLNKKKKHVAAGITLQMIINLAIIYYGLTLSAAVDPIWLTLFLLICCLSFIKVGAAQTYCLVISAVSLLFLELNRSMHFVPPLDFSPGMLNFIYYCTAFTVLTLTSVSLVSLVHYNAKLFHTISQRNLQLTALNRDLHTANTRLEQQVKERTANLEKAVTAKNIYVRELTHELRTPLNAIYSIAQLKLLSGKDKGQSEKKIDEDLFIACRNLQSLINNTQDKCKLDSGNFDDVKKESILLFSWITNIVNIYQYFANEKRVKIELEVQPNFPSAILEDSIKLTKIVNNILVNAIKFTRSNTSIFLRIYRDDTHWYIAVKDQGAGISPDRISTLFKEFTRTTINFAEGSGLGLNITNHLVKILGGTIQVRSIMEEGTEFVVTLPLVPFTGEVKSASIELRENNLISFEGKKILVVEDDIMTQRYLSLLLSKRGFSIMHADNGHEAINKAFNQPDIIILDMSLPGKSGKDVLIELKSTPTLKNIPVIAASADTDETNIQEILLEGACDYMIKPIDFNILIDVLVKNLLTGAIVKN; encoded by the coding sequence ATGAAAGAAATCACTGTATTATTCAAATCACTCCTTCATTTAGGGACCAGTAAACGCTATGAGAAGGAAGATAATCACCGGATTGTTAAAATCAACATCATTACTGCTTTACTGATCGTATTGAGTTTAGGACTCGGTTCGGCTTACTGGATTCTCTCAGGATACTTCTCCATTTTTGTGGCGACTGTTATTGAGAGCATTGTATTTTTCGGGGTGCTTTATCTTAATAAAAAGAAAAAGCATGTGGCCGCAGGGATCACACTTCAGATGATCATCAATCTGGCAATCATCTATTATGGGCTTACCCTGTCTGCAGCTGTGGACCCCATCTGGCTTACACTTTTCCTGCTGATTTGCTGCCTCTCCTTTATCAAAGTAGGCGCGGCCCAGACGTATTGCCTGGTTATTTCAGCAGTATCCCTGTTATTCCTGGAGCTGAACCGCTCCATGCATTTTGTGCCGCCGCTGGACTTTAGCCCCGGGATGCTCAACTTCATCTATTATTGTACGGCATTTACAGTGCTGACACTTACTTCCGTTTCACTGGTATCTCTTGTACATTATAATGCCAAACTGTTTCATACCATCAGCCAGCGTAACCTTCAGCTGACCGCCCTCAACCGCGACCTGCATACCGCCAATACACGGTTGGAGCAACAGGTAAAGGAAAGAACGGCCAACCTGGAAAAAGCTGTCACCGCTAAAAATATATATGTACGTGAACTCACCCATGAGCTGAGAACACCGCTGAATGCCATCTACAGTATCGCCCAGCTGAAACTGCTATCCGGCAAAGACAAAGGCCAGAGCGAGAAAAAAATTGACGAAGACCTGTTCATCGCCTGCCGTAACCTGCAAAGCCTGATCAACAACACCCAGGACAAATGTAAACTGGACTCCGGCAACTTCGATGACGTCAAAAAGGAATCCATCCTGCTCTTCAGCTGGATCACCAATATCGTCAACATCTATCAGTATTTCGCCAATGAAAAAAGAGTGAAGATAGAACTGGAAGTACAGCCCAACTTCCCTTCCGCCATCCTGGAAGACAGTATCAAGCTGACAAAAATCGTGAACAACATCTTGGTGAATGCCATCAAGTTCACCCGTTCCAATACCAGCATTTTCCTCCGCATCTACCGCGATGATACCCACTGGTACATTGCCGTAAAAGACCAGGGCGCCGGCATTTCACCTGACAGGATCTCCACCCTGTTCAAGGAATTCACCCGCACCACCATCAACTTCGCCGAGGGCAGCGGCCTGGGCCTCAATATTACCAATCACCTCGTAAAAATACTGGGTGGTACCATCCAGGTACGCAGCATTATGGAAGAAGGAACAGAATTCGTAGTAACCTTACCGTTAGTGCCCTTTACCGGCGAAGTCAAATCCGCTAGCATTGAACTCCGGGAAAACAACCTGATTTCCTTTGAAGGCAAAAAGATACTGGTGGTAGAAGATGACATCATGACCCAGCGTTACCTGTCTCTCCTGCTCAGCAAACGTGGTTTCTCCATCATGCATGCCGACAACGGACACGAAGCCATTAACAAAGCATTTAACCAGCCCGATATCATCATCCTCGACATGAGCCTGCCCGGCAAATCAGGAAAGGATGTACTCATAGAGCTGAAATCAACACCCACATTAAAAAATATACCTGTCATAGCCGCATCGGCGGATACCGATGAAACAAATATTCAGGAAATTCTACTGGAAGGAGCCTGCGATTACATGATCAAGCCTATCGACTTCAATATCCTGATTGATGTATTGGTGAAAAACCTTCTAACAGGAGCAATCGTTAAAAATTAG
- a CDS encoding cytochrome P450 gives MRAENPVVYDPDFVFYYGVQGAWQIFSHKEAKQVLGDYNSFSNLFIPNLGKNIMGRNLNQSDPPDHKKLRSLVAKVFVPSVISKHADWIRQQCEDIIDPLLERGEMDFIHDFAIALPNRVIAQLLGIPAEDHQLVHSWVTTIVTNVKTMEEMQASFAAQQQIADYLDKMVEMRRVEPKDDLISHLLASEVNGERLNNEDLLGTVVGMFLAGFETTSSLLGNIAYTFCHHPEVLDHYLDHPEDFDNIINEVLRVLPSAKSMTRVAKHDLELHGQQIKKGDYLNIWLIAANHDPEVFPEPDKFDFRRPNHAESLSFGHGIHYCFGVPLAKMETEIALKVVFSRIRDLRIKEGVKIEMTPSTIITGFTKLPVTFSTVNVYQ, from the coding sequence ATGAGAGCTGAAAATCCGGTTGTATATGATCCGGACTTTGTTTTTTACTACGGCGTGCAAGGCGCGTGGCAGATTTTTTCGCATAAGGAAGCGAAACAAGTGTTGGGTGATTATAATTCCTTTTCCAATTTATTTATTCCTAACCTCGGAAAAAACATCATGGGCAGAAACCTCAACCAGAGCGATCCGCCCGATCACAAAAAACTTCGGTCCCTGGTAGCTAAAGTGTTTGTACCATCGGTTATCTCCAAACATGCAGACTGGATCCGGCAACAGTGCGAAGACATTATCGACCCGCTGCTCGAAAGAGGGGAGATGGATTTTATCCACGATTTTGCCATTGCATTGCCCAACCGCGTGATTGCCCAATTGCTGGGCATTCCGGCGGAAGATCATCAGCTGGTGCATAGCTGGGTCACCACTATCGTCACCAATGTAAAAACAATGGAAGAGATGCAGGCATCGTTTGCAGCGCAACAACAGATTGCAGACTATCTCGACAAAATGGTTGAAATGAGAAGGGTGGAACCGAAGGATGATCTGATCTCTCATCTGCTGGCATCGGAAGTGAATGGTGAAAGACTTAACAATGAAGATTTGCTGGGCACAGTAGTAGGTATGTTCCTGGCTGGCTTTGAAACCACTTCTTCACTGCTGGGTAACATTGCCTATACTTTCTGTCATCATCCGGAAGTGTTGGACCACTACCTGGATCATCCTGAAGATTTTGACAATATTATCAATGAAGTATTGCGGGTGCTTCCTTCTGCCAAATCCATGACAAGGGTGGCCAAACATGATCTGGAGTTGCACGGGCAGCAGATCAAAAAAGGAGATTATCTCAACATCTGGCTGATAGCTGCCAACCATGATCCTGAAGTATTCCCTGAACCGGACAAATTTGATTTCAGACGCCCCAACCATGCAGAAAGCCTCAGTTTCGGGCATGGTATCCATTACTGCTTTGGGGTGCCACTGGCTAAAATGGAAACAGAAATAGCATTAAAAGTGGTGTTCTCCCGGATCAGGGATCTCCGGATAAAAGAGGGAGTGAAGATTGAAATGACGCCCAGTACGATTATTACGGGCTTTACAAAATTACCGGTCACGTTCTCGACAGTGAACGTATATCAATAG